A region of Melitaea cinxia chromosome 15, ilMelCinx1.1, whole genome shotgun sequence DNA encodes the following proteins:
- the LOC123660350 gene encoding zinc finger protein 277: MGTNEKQFFGPLTLHQKSEKPSIFKCDKPTECSCVLCDEIFVLPSSEQQFLTHLFMEHRLVIADVNEIADLRDYMKYWKLRFKDQNLPYFCTTMLLDNKPDGTKSKNEEYFLLSDILPEDKELRQNLRQNKLETLLERHAFEREDKNYSKECLFCRHVSNGTRATYLNHLYEKHNFHIAKPDNLIFVDDLVDLIASKLEKLQCIYCEGLFKDRTILKEHMRKKGHKRINPANKEYDKFFLVNYVGDKQPVSKPKYNQPSTSKYKNNFKREDYDRDSNVDSDPDWSEWTDENGPLITCLLCDQTEMEYENILDHMEKKHEFSFTKATVGLNFYHKIKIVNYIRRQIHLKQCLSCETKFDDSKNLEKHLKEMKHWELHKEKWDQPEYYFPTYEDDLFLCFIHDEDESWWSTDEQETEKQDNNRSDDISKAMAMSVLND, translated from the exons ATGGGAACAAACGAGAAACAGTTCTTTGGTCCTTTGACTTTGCATCAAAAAAGTGAAAAACCATCAATTTTTAAGTGCGATAAACCAACAGAATGTTCTTGTGTTTTATGTGATGAAATATTCGTATTACCGTCCTCTGAACAACAATTCCTAACGCACTTGTTCATGGAACATCGACTGGTTATCGCAGATGTGAATGAAATTGCCGATTTGAGAGATTATATGAAGTATTGGAAGCTAAGATTCAAAG atCAAAATTTACCATACTTTTGTACGACAATGCTTCTTGATAACAAACCAGATGGTACAAAATCTAAAAACGAGGAATACTTTCTTTTAAGTGATATTTTACCTGAGGATAAAGAACTACGACAAAACCTTAGACAGAACAAGTTAGAGACATTGTTAGAAAGACACGCTTTTGAAAGagaagataaaaattattcaaaggAGTGCCTCTTTTGTCGACATGTTTCAAATGGCACACGAGCGACTTATTTGAATCATTTATATGAAAAACATAATTTTCATATTGCTAAAcctgataatttaatatttgtagatGACCTAGTTGATTTAATAGCTTCAAAATTAGAAAAACTTCAGTGCATCTATTGTGAAGGACTATTTAAGGATCGGACAATTTTAAAAGAacatatgagaaagaaaggacaCAAAAGAATAAACCCAGCTAATAAGGAATATGACAAATTCTTTCTAGTCAATTACGTAGGTGATAAGCAACCAGTGTCGAAACCTAAATATAACCAACCAAGTACttctaaatacaaaaataatttcaaaagagAGGATTATGATCGTGATTCCAATGTCGACAGTGATCCGGACTGGTCAGAATGGACCGACGAAAACGGACCATTAATTACGTGTCTTCTTTGTGACCAAACTGAAATGGAATATGAAAATATCCTAGACCATATGGAAAAGAAACATGAATTTTCATTCACAAAAGCAACGGTAGGGctaaatttttatcataaaattaaaattgtcaaTTATATCCGACGTCAAATACACTTAAAGCAATGTCTATCTTGTGAAACAAAGTTTGATGACTCTAAGAATTTAGAAAAACATTTGAAGGAAATGAAACATTGGGAGTTGCATAAAGAAAAATGGGATCAGCCTGAATATTATTTCCCAACATACGAAGATGATTTATTTCTGTGTTTCATTCATGATGAGGATGAAAGTTGGTGGTCAACTGATGAACAAGAAACTGAAAAGCAGGATAATAATCGGTCTGATGATATATCAAAAGCAATGGCGATGTCTGTTCTTAATgactga